CGCTCGCTGGCCGGATCGGCGCGATCATCGACGCCGGAGAGTTCCCGGTGGTACTCGGTGGCGACTGTTCGATCCTGCTCGGTTCGGCGTTGGCCATGCACCGGCTCGGTGAGGCGGTCGGAGGCCGGATCGGGCTGGTCTTCGTCGACGGTCACTCCGACTTCCGGCACCCCGGCAACGCCTCGTACGTCGGCGCCGCCGCCGGCGAGGATCTCGCCCTGGTGACCGGGCGGGGCCAGCCGGATCTGGCGGCGATCGAGGGCCGCCGCCCGTACTTCCGGGACATCGACGTGGTGGTGCTGGGCATCCGTACCCAGGACGAGTACCGCCTCGACCTGCAGGCGGCCGGCATCGTCACCCGGCCGGTCCCGGCGTTGCGCGCCGAGGGCGCGGCACGCAGCGCGCAGTGGGCCCGGGACCAGCTGGTCGACTGCGCCGGATACTGGGTGCACGTCGACGTGGACGTACTGGATCCGGCGGTGATGCCGGCGGTCGACGCGCCCGATCCGGGTGGCATCGCCTTCGCCGAGTTGGAGGCGCTGCTCGCCGAGTTGGTCGGCACCCCGCACTGCCTGGGCGTGGAGATCACCGTCTTCGACCCGGACTACGACCCGGACGGTACGCACGCGGCGGAGATCGTCTCCACGGTGGTCGCCGGGCTTCGTCCGGTCCACGCCGACCAGGGTGTCGCCGGCTCGGCACCGACATCGCCACCCCCGGAGACGGCGGACACCCCTCCGGCGACGGAGGCCGCGACGCCAGCTCCGGTCGTCGAGCCGACCGCTAACCTGGTTGAGCAGGATCCGCCGGCGGTGGCGGCGTTGCGGCCTGCGGTTCCACCGGTTCCGCCGGTGACGTTGACGGTCGCCGACCGGATCGCGCCGCGTGGGGCGACCAAGCCAGGACGGCTACGGCGGCCGACGCCGTCCCCACGGCCCGCTGCCGCAGACTCCGTCGACTCGACGCCGCAGCCGACGACCACGACCACCGAGGCACCAGCTCCTTCCGAAGACTGAGTCAGTCCCGATGGTGCGTTGTCAGTAGGTCGAGCACGGCTTCCCACTGGAATGGACCGTCCGGGACAGCCGGCCGCAGGGCGTCGGTGGCGGTGAAGCGAACGCCAGCACCGGCGAGCAGGTCGATGCTGCGGCTGAAGGCTGGGTGGGCGGCGAGCACCGCCTTCGCGTACGGCGAGGCGATCACTGGCGTACCCGATCCCAACGCCTCGTTGAGGATGCCCAACGCTGCTGTGTTGTTGGTGCCGGCCGCCCACTGGTTGATCGTGTTGAAGGTAGCCGGTGCGACGATGATGGCATCGGCCCTTGGCAGAGACTTCGGTTCCTGCGGTCCGCGTGGTTCGCGTTTGACTGGGTGGCCGGTGACCCGCTCAAGGGATGCGGGGTCGACCCATTCGCCAGCGGCCTCGGTTATCACGGGATATACGTCCCAGCCGTCGCTACGGAGTTGTCCAGCCAGCTCGGCCACCTGGGCGGCCGGCGGTGCGGCGCATATGACGAGTAGGACGATGGGGGCGGCTTCGGTCATGAGTTCTGTACTCCTGCCCGGTTGGCGAGGGCTCGTAGCCCTGGTGTATCGCTGCGGCGTTCCCGCCGGAGCAGCTGGGCGATGAGGTCAGCGGCGGTGGCGTTGAGCTTGATGGCCTCGGGTACGAGGCGTTCGTACTCCAGGAGCTTTCGTACTCCAGGAGCTGGAGCATCGCTTGCGGGTCTGAGCCCCTACATCCCCCAGGGCAGCCCGCTGACGGTCAGTTGGCGGCGAGGCCGCGTAGGAAGGTTTCCGCGATCGGCACCGCCTGACCGGAACCCGATCCGCCCTGCTCCACGAAGACCGCGAACGCCAGGTCTCCCTGCCAGCCGATGAACCAGGCGTGGGTGTTGGCCGGGTCGTCGTCGTACTCGGCGGTGCCGGTCTTGCCGTGCACCGGCTCGCCCGGCACGTCCCGCAGCGCCTCGGCGGTGCCCTCGGTCACGACCTCGCGCATCATCGACCGCAGCGCCTCGGCGGCGGCGGTGTCCAGTTGCGGGCCGTCAGCTGCCGGATCCTGCGGCGCGGGGTCGACGATCAGGACCGGCTGGCGCCACTGTCCCCGGGCCACGGCGGCGGTGGCGCCGGCCATCGCCACCGGGCTGACCAGGGTGGTGCCCTGACCGAACGCGGCGGCGGCGCGTTCCGGGGCCGGCCCGCCGGTGGAGACCGCGCCGCCGAACGCCGGGGTGCCCAGGCGCCATTCGGCCTCCAGGCCGAGCAGCCGGCCGGCCTCGGCCAGGCCGTCGGCGCCGAGTTTCGGCGCGAGTTCCACGAAGGACGTGTTGCAGGACCGGGCGAACGCGGTACGGAACGGCACCGTACCCAGCTCGAAGTTGTCAGCGTTGGTGAACGTGCGCCCGTCGACGCTGGCGGCCCGGGGACAGCCCACCGGCTGGTCCGCCGTGATCGCCCCCGATTCGAGCAGGCCGAGGGTGCTGACCATCTTGAACGTCGAGCCGGGTGGCACCTGGGCGGTGAAGGCCAGGTTCTCCGTACCGCCGTTGGGTCCGTTGGCGACCGCCACCAGATGGCCGTCGCTGATCCGTACGGCGACCAGGGCGCTGCGCCGCTCCTCGCCGGCGAGAGCGGCGTCGGCCGCGGTCTGTACGGCGGCGTCGAGCGTGGTCCGCACCGGTTCGCCGGCCTGCGCTTCGGTCGTGAACAGCACGGTGTCGGTGGCGGCTACGGTACCGTCCGGTCCCGCCCGCGCGATCAGCACCGACAGGCCGGGCGTGCCCCGCAGCCGCTGCTCGTACTCGCCCTGCAGCCCGCCGTGGCCGACCAGGTCTCCGACGACGTACCGGCCGGGGTGCGTCTCCATGTCCTGACGTTGGACCGGATCCACGGTGCCGAGCAGGGCTCGGGCGAACTCCCTGGTGGGGGCGAGATCACGCCGTTCGCCGCGGAACTTGGTGCCGGGTAGGTCGTAGATCCGGGAGCTGATCTGCTGGTATGCCTCGTCGCGCAGGGTCACCACGTCGACGAACGCGTCGGGCTTGGCGGCGGCGAGCCGGTCGGGCAGGTCGGAGACGTCGATCGGTGGGTCGATGGCCGGACGGATGGCCCGGAACGCCGCGTCCAGTTGCCCGGCCAGTACGGCGGGATCCGCTACCTCGCTGGGCTGGACACCGACCACGACGACGCCGCGTGGGGTCACGATGGGTTCGCCGGTGCCGTCGAGGATCGGGCCGCGTCGCGGGGTCAGCCGGCGCAGCGCCAACTGGTCGCCGGATTCGAGCTGGTCGTGGACGACGCTCGGCTCCCAGATGACCTGCCAGGCGTCGTCGGGGCCGCGCCGCAACCGGACCGTGGTCGGGTAGCTCCACCGCAGGTCGCCGGGGAGTGTCCACTCGACGGCGATCGTGCTGGTCGCGATGTCGGCGTCGATCGTGGCATCGGACTCGCGGCGTAGCTGCGGTGGCGGGTCGCCGAGTTCGCCGACGAGCGTGGTCAGCTCCTCGCTGACCTCGGTGGCCGCGACCCGCTGGCCGGCGGTGTCGATGAAACCGATGGGGGACAGATCACCGGCCAGCCAGCCCTCGAGGAAGGCGTCGACGGTGCCGTCCGGACTGTCATCGGAGGAGCAGGCCGCCAGCAGCGTCGCGACCAGCAGCGCCCCGGTCGCGGCGGCGGCTGGCCGGAGCCGCTGACGGTGACGGCGCTGGTGGCGGTGACGCGGATCGGCGACGTTCGGCACCGTGAAACGCATGCGGCGGTCCCCCTTCCGGACGCATGGCGGACAACCGAACGGTAGTACGGCAGCGCACCGTAGGCGGTACCCGGATGGCCGGGCAAGGTGATGATCGCCGATCGGCGGGGTAAAGGCGACCATGAAGGGGTCATCAGGACCAGCCAATATCACACACGGTGTTCAAACGGTGTCGCCAACTCGACGGTCTCCTACCGATGCCCGGCGGGATCATGATTCGAGAGGCATAGGCTTGGCCGTGGTTGACCCCACAGCGTGGTGGGGCCGAGGGGAGTTTGCACCATGAACCGGCGTCCGGTGACGAAGTCCAAACGCGCGTCCTTGGCCGGTGACGACCGCCGCGAGCCTGACGCGGTACGCGGCGGCCGGCCCGGTGATCCGGATCCGACCACCGTGCCCCGACCCACCGGTCAGACCCAGGGATGGACGTTCACGCCGCCGGAGACCACGCTCGCGGCGGTCGTCGACGACAGCGACGACGCCGACCTCGACGAGCCGATGCCCAGCGCCGAGCGGTTGATCGCCCAGGCCGTCTCGCTCGCCGACGCCGATCACGACACCGCCTCGCTGGTCGACCGGTTCTGGCGGTTCGCCGCCGACGAGGAACTGATCGGCTACACCCCGCAGGAGATGCTTGCCGCCGCCCGCTCCCATCGGGAGCTCGCCGCACACCGACTACCCGGCGAGCTGAAACTACGCCTCACCGGCCCGGGTGACGGCCAGCCGCACACCGTCGTCGAGATCGTCACCGACGACATGCCCTTCCTGGTCGACTCGGTCACCGCGCTGTTGACCGAACGTCATCTCGACGTCCAGGTGCTGGTGCACCCGCTGGTGGTGGTCCGCCGGGAACCACTCGGTCAGCTCACCGAGGTCGCCGCCGACGTCGAACCCGACGACGCCATCGACGGGGACCTGGTGGAAAGCTGGATGCGGATCGAAATCGATCCCATCCGCGACCCCGACGACCGCGACCGGCTCGGCCGTGACCTGCAGCGGGTCCTCACCGACGTACGGGAAGCCGTCGAGGACTGGCCCAAGATGCGTCGGCGGGCCCTGTCCATCGCCGACGAACTCGACCGCGCCGGGCGGACGTCGAGCGTTCCGCCCGTACCCGAGAAGGACATCAGCGACTCGGTCGAACTGCTCCGCTGGCTCGCCGATGACCATTTCACCTTCCTCGGCTACCGCGAGTACCGGCTGGCGGACAGCGGTGCCGGGGACAAGGCGCTGGTCGCGGTGCTCGGCACCGGGCTGGGAATCCTCCGCCAGGATCAGACCCGACCGCGGCTGCTGGCCTCGATGACCCCGCAGGCGGCCGCCAAGGCGTTGGAGCAGCGCCTGCTGATCATCACCAAGGCGAATTCGCGGGCCACCGTGCACCGGTCCGCCTACCTGGACTACATCGCGTTCAAGATCTTCGACGCCTCCGGCGCGGTCGTCGGGGAACGCCGGTTCCTCGGCCTGTTCTCCAACGCCGCGTACCGCACCAGCGTGCAGGAACTGCCGGTGGTCCGGCGCAAGGTCGCGGAGGTGCTGGAACGCTCCGGACTGAGCCCGCGCAGCCACTCCGGCAAGGACCTGCTGCAGATCCTGGAGACCTACCCGCGCGACGAACTGTTCCAGATCCGCACCGACGACCTCTACCACGCCGTACTCGGGGTGCTGCGGATGGCGGGTCGTCGGCAGCTGCGGCTGTTCGTCCGCCAGGACGGCTACGGGCGGTTCATGTCCTGCCTGATCTACCTGCCCCGGGACCGGTTCACCACCCACAACCGGCTGCGGATGCAGCAGATCCTGCTGCGCGAACTCAACGGCGTCGGCGTCGACTACACCACCCGGGTCACCGAGTCGATGCTGGCCCGGGTGCATTTCATCGTGCGTACCGACCCGGCCGACCCACCCACCACGGTCGACGCCGACCGGCTCGCCGAACTGCTCGCCGACGCCACCCGCCTGTGGGAGGACGACTTCCGGCTCGTGCTCGACCGCAAACTCGGCGACGAGTCGGCCAAGTCGCTCTACCGGCGGTACGCCAACGCCTTCCCGGAGGGATACAAGGAGGAACACACCGCGTACCAGGCGGTGCAGGACCTGGCGAAGCTGGAACTGCTGGAGGAACCCAGGCAGCTGGAGATGCACCTGTTCCGTCCGTCCGGCGCGGACGTCGACGAACGAGACGTCCGGTTCAAGGTCTACCGGTACGGCGAACCGATGGTGCTCTCCGACGTCCTGCCGGTGCTGCACTCCCTCGGCGTGCAGGTGATCGACGAGCGGCCGTACGAGATCGGCCGCGCCGACCAGCTGATCTACCTCTACGATTTCGGGTTGCGGCTGCCGGTCGGCGCGCGGGCGTTGGCCGAGGTCCGCCCGCACGTGGAGAACGCCTTCTCCGCCGCCTGGCGCGGCGAGGCCGAGATCGACGGGCTCAACGAACTGGTGCTACGGGCCGGGCTGACCTGGCGGCAGGTGGTGGTGCTGCGGACGTACGCGAAGTATCTGCGCCAGGCGGGCACCGTCTTCTCCCAGGAGTACATGGAGTCGACGTTCGTCAGCTATCCGGCGATCGCCCGGCTGCTGGTCGATCTCTTCGAGGCCCGTTTCTCGCCGAGCACCGGCGTCGACGACGAGCAACGGCGCCGACGCGGACAGGAACTCGTCGCCTCGGTCGGGCACCAGTTCGACCAGGTCGACAGCCTCGACCAGGACCGGATCCTGCGAGGTTACCTGACACTGATCCTGGCCACCCTTCGGACCAACTTCTACCAGCGGGGGCCCGACGGCCGGCCGATCCCGTACGTGGCGGTCAAGCTCGACCCGCAGGCCATCCCGGATTTGCCGGCCCCCAGACCGAGGTACGAGATCTTCGTCTATTCACCCCGGTTCGAGGGCGTGCATCTGCGGTTCGGCGAGGTCGCCCGGGGTGGGCTGCGCTGGTCGGACCGGCGGGAAGACTTCCGGACCGAGGTGCTCGGCCTGGTCAAGGCGCAGATGGTCAAGAACGCGGTGATCGTGCCGGAGGGGGCCAAGGGCGGGTTCGTGGTCAAACCGTCCGGCGGTGCGACGCGTGGGCGCGGCTCGTCGGAGCCACCGGACCGGGAAGCGGTGCAGGCCGAAGGGGTGGCCTGCTACCAGCAGTTCATCTCCGGCCTGCTGGACGTCACCGACAACATCGTCGGCGGCCGGATCGTACCCCCGCCCCGGGTGATCCGGCACGACGGCGACGACCCGTACCTGGTGGTCGCCGCCGACAAGGGCACCGCGACCTTTTCCGACGTGGCCAACGCGATCTCGCTGTCGCGGGGTTTCTGGCTGGGCGACGCCTTCGCCTCCGGTGGTTCCGCCGGCTACGACCACAAGCGGATGGGTATCACCGCCCGAGGCGCCTGGGAGTCGGTCAAGCGGCACTTCCGGGACTTGGGCGTGGACATCCAGCGGGAGAGCGTCACGGTCGCCGGCATCGGCGACATGTCCGGTGACGTGTTCGGCAACGGGATGCTGCTATCCGACCGGTTGCGCCTGGTCGCGGCCTTCGACCATCGGCACGTCTTCCTCGACCCGGAACCGGATCCGGCCGTCTCCCACGCCGAACGGCGCCGGATGTTCGACCTGCCGCGGTCGTCGTGGGCCGACTACCGTCCGGAGCTGATTTCCGCCGGCGGCGGGGTGTATCCGCGTACGGCCAAGTCGGTGCCGATCAGTCCGCAGGTCCGCACGCTGCTCGGCCTCGACGACGCCGTCGACGTGCTGAGCCCGCCGGAGCTGATCCGGGCGATCCTGCGCGCCCCGGTGGACCTGCTGTTCAACGGCGGGATCGGCACCTACGTCAAGGCGTCGACGGAGTCGCACGCCGAGGTCGGCGACAAGGCCAACGACGCGATCCGCATCGACGGCCGGTCGGTGCGGGCGAAGGTGATCGGCGAGGGCGGCAACCTGGGACTCACCCAGCGCGGCCGGATCGAGTACGCCGCCTCGGGCGGCCGGATCTACACCGATTTCATCGACAACTCGGCCGGGGTGGACTGCTCCGACCACGAGGTCAACATCAAGATCCTGCTCGGCGCGGCGGTCGCCGACGGGGAGTTGACCGTGCCGGAGCGAGACATGTTGCTGGCCGAGATGACCGACGAGGTCGCCGCGCTGGTGCTGCGGGACAACTACGGTCAGGCCCGCGCGCTGGCCAACGCCCGCGCGCAGTCCCGCGCGCTGCTGCCGGTGCACCGCCGGCTCATCGCCGACCTGGAACAGGCCGGGCACCTCGACCGTGACCTGGAGGCGCTGCCCGGCGACGACGAGTTGGCCGAGCGGATCGCCGCCGGTGCCGACGGGCTGACCAGCCCCGAGTTCGCGGTGCTGCTGGCCTACACCAAGATCGCGCTGGAGCGGGAGGCGCTCGCCGACGGGCTGGCCGACGAACCCTGGACCGACCAGGTCCTGGTCGACTACTTCCCGACCCCGCTGCGCGAGCGGTACGCCGAGCGGATGTCGGGGCACCGGCTGCGTCGGGAGATCGTGGTGACCAGCCTGGTCAACGAAGCGGTCAACCGGGGTGGGGTGTCGTTCGCCTTCCGCACGATGGAGGAGACCGGCGCGTCCGCCGCCGACGTGCTGCGGGCCTACGTGGTGGTCCGCGACGTCTTCGGGCTCGACGAACTCTGGGCCGGTATCGACGCCTTGGACAACGTGGTGCCGACCGAGGTCCAGGTCACGGTGCACTTGGAGAGCCGGCGGCTGCTGGACCGCGCGGTCCGGTGGCTGGTCACCAACCGCCGGTCGCCGCTGGACGTGCCGGGTGAGACCGCCCGGCTGCGGGCCGGGGTCTCCCGACTGCTGCCCGAACTCGGCAGCTACTTCCGGGGCGACGAGCGCGAATCGCTGCGGGCGCACGTCGAGACGATGATCGGTCGTGGGTTGCCGGCGGAGCTCGCCGACCGGGCCACCCGGATCATGTACAGTTTTGGCCTGCTCGACGTGGTGGAGGCCGCCGCCGACACCGACCGGGACGTCACCGAGGTGGCCGCCGTCTACTTCATGCTCTCCGAACGGTTCCGGGTCGACTGGTTGCTCTCCAAGATCTCCCTGCTGCCCAGGGAGGACCGGTGGCAGACGCTGGCCCGTACGGCGTTGCGCTACGACCTGTACGCGGCGCTCGCGGCGTTGACCGTGGAGGTGCTCACCAGCACCAAGTCGGATCTGCCGGTCGGTGAGCGGGCCGAGCAGTGGGAGCAGGCCAACGCCAGCGCCGTGGTCCGGGTGAGCCGGGCGATGGAGGACTTCGCGCATTCGCCGGCCGATCTCGCCGCGCTGTCCGTTCTGCTACGCCAGATCCGGACCCTGGTCCGCACCTCCTCGGCCACCTGACCGATCGACGCCGCCGAGGCGGCATACGCTCCGTTCCAGGCCGCCGAGGCGGCATACGCTCCGTTCCAGGCCGCCGAGGCGGCATACGCTCCGTTCCAGGCCGCCGAGGCGGCATACGCTCCGTTTCAGACGACGACTTCGGTACGGGCCGCCAGCCCGTACGACCGGCAGGGGGCAGGATGCTCGACAAGCGCCTCTACCACCACCTGGTGAGCTGGCTGGGACAGTGGCCGGCCGGCCGGCCACTGCAGGTGGTCGGCTCCGAGCGGCGGGTCCGCCCCGGCTGGGACGGCCGACCGCATCCGCTGGTGGGCGTGGGGGCACCGGGTGGCGCGGTGCTGTCCGTACCGCCGGACCGGGTGACGGCGGTCCGGGCGATGAGCGACCTGCCGGTCGGGGATCTGCTCGCCAAGCTGCCGGCGGCGGTCGGCTACGCCGACTGGCGGGCCCACCGGGCGGTGTTCCGCTACTGCCTGGCACCCGCGCCGCTGCCCGACGCCGGCGACTGGATCGCGTCCGACGACGAGGTGGTGCCGCCGTGGCTACGCCCGTTCACCGGGCAGGTGTTGGTGGCCCGCGACGCCGACGGGGCCTTCCTGGCCGGGGTCGGGGTGAAGCGTCACGACGCGCACGGCCAGGAGATCGCGGTCGGAACCGTACCGGCGGCGCGGGGGCAGGGTCTGGCCCGGCGGCTGGTCGCCCAGGCGGCCCGCCGGGTGCTCGACAACGGCGCGGTCCCCACCTATCTGCACGAGGTGGGCAACCTGGCGTCGGCCCGGGTCGCCGACGCCGCCGGCTTCCGGGACCGGGGCTGGACGGCGTACGGCATCTCCGCCGACTGACCGGCCCGGCGACTGCCTCCGGCCCGTCGATCGACTCGGGCTGACTGACTCCGGCCGCTCGTGGTTCACCCGGTCCGGATGATGCCGGGCCACCCGATTCACGGCGAGTCTGCGATGTGGGCGGAGGGAGCCGATGATGCCGCAGACGACGCCGGCTGTCGAACAGTCGCAGGTCACACAGGAATTCTTCGATCGGATCACGCGCAAGGAGAGCATCTTCCTGCTGCGTCAGATCTCCGGCACGGTCCGGTTCGACCTGGCCCACGACGAGCGGGTGGACTACTGGTTCGTCGCCCTCGACAAGGGCGCGGCGACCGTGACCCGGGAGCAGCGTGACGCGGACTGCGTCCTGCGTACCGACCGGGTGATCTTCGAGGCGATGGCCCGTGGAGAGATCAATCCGATGGCGGCGATGCTGCGCGGACAGATCATGGTCCTCGGTGATCTGCGGCTGCTCATCCTGCTCGAGCGGATGATGCCGGGGCCGCCCGGTGCCCGTGATCCACGCACGTTCGTCCGGCGGGAGAGGACGGAATCATGACCGAGGGAATGGTCAGCATCCTGGACGGAAACACCTTCGTGGTCAGCGACACCCAGGGCGACATCGACGCCTCCCCGGCGGCGCCGACCGGGCTGTTCTCCTTCGACACCCGGTTCCTGTCGAAGTGGCAGTTGACCATCGACGGCGAACGGCTGAGTTCGCTCTCCGTCGACGACCTGCAGTACTTCGAGGCGCGGTTCTTCCTGGTGCCGGGCGAGCCGACGCACTACGTCGACGCCGAGATGTCGGTGATCCGGCAACGCTGGGTGGGCGGCAGCTTCGACGAGGAGATCACCATTCTCAACCACTCCCAGGAGCCGATGGAGCTCACCGTACGGTTGGAAGCGGGTGCGGACTTCGCCGACCTGTTCGAGATCAAGGACGTCCGGCACAAGGTGGGTAAGCACTACGCACACGTGGACCGGGACAGTCTGCGGCTGGGCTACCAGCGGGAGAGCTTCCATCGGGAGACGATCATCTCCAGCAGTGAGCCGGCGACGATCGACGAGCACGGGCTCAGCTTCACCATCACCATCGAACCGCACGGCCAGTGGGTGACCCACATCAAGGTGAAGACCACCGCGATCGGCCCCGACGGGCGGGACCTGCGGGAAGGGTTGCTCGGCCAGCACTTCGACCGGCCCAAGCCGGAGATGCGCCGCGACCTGGAAGAATGGCTGGCGCGGGCGCCCCGGCTGGCCTGTGAATGCGAGCCGCTGGCGTCGACGTACAAGCGGAGCATGGTTGACCTGGCCGCGCTGCGCTACACACCGCTGTCGCTCGGCGGGCAGTCGGTGCCGGCGGCGGGCGTCCCGTGGTTCGCCACCATGTTCGGCCGGGACAGCATCTTCACCAGCCTGCAGGCGCTGCCGTTCGCTCCGGAGCTGGCCTCGTCGACGTTGAAGCTGCTCGGCGCGTTGCAGGGCAGCAAACTCGACGACTTCCGCGACGAGGAGCCGGGCAAGATCCTGCACGAGATCCGGTACGGCGAGTCGTCGGCGTTCGAGGAGCAGCCGCACACCCCGTACTTCGGGGCCGCCGACTCGACGCCGCTGTTCGTCGTCCTGCTCGACGAGTACGAGCGGTGGACCGGCGACGTCAAGCTGGTCCGGGCATTGGAGCAGGAGGCCCGGCGGGCGTTGCACTGGATCGACACCTACGCCGACCTGCTCGGCAACGGCTACGTCTGGTACGAGCGGCGCAACACCGACACCGGTCTGGAGAACCAGTGCTGGAAGGACTCGTGGGACTCCATCTGCTATCGCGACGGCCGGCTGCCGGAGTTCCCCCGGGCCACCTGCGAACTGCAGGGATACGCGTACGACGCGAAGGTGCGCGCAGCCCGGCTGGCCCGCGAGATCTGGCGCGACCCGGGGTACGCCGACCAGTTGGAGCGGGAGGCGGCCGACCTGAAGACCCGGTTCAACCGGGACTTCTGGGTCGCCGACGGTGAGTACTTCGCTCTCGCGCTCGACCCGGAGGGCGGCCAGGTCGACGCGCTGTCGTCCAACATCGGCCATCTGCTGTGGAGCGGCATCGTCGACACCGCCAAGGCGAAGAAGGTGGCCAAGCATCTGCTCAGCCCCCGGATGTTCTCCGGTTGGGGGGTGCGCACCCTGGCCGAGGGTGAGGGCCGGTTCAATCCGATCGGCTACCACGTGGGCACGGTCTGGCCGTTCGACAATTCGTTCATCGCCTGGGGTCTGCGCCGGTACGGGTTCGTGGAGGAGGCGTCCCGGATCGCCGACGGGATCGTCAACGCCGCGCAGTACTTCGACGGCCGCCTGCCGGAGGCGTTCGGCGGCTACGACCGGGCCTTGACAAAGTATCCGGTGGAGTATCCGACGTCCTGCAGCCCGCAGGCCTGGTCGACCGGCGCCACCTTGTTGCTGCTGCGAACCCTGCTGGGTCTGGAGCCGCAGGGCGAGCACCTGGTCGTCGATCCTGCGCTGCCGATCGACATGGGTCGTATCGAGTTGCTCGACATACCGGGGCGGTGGGGGCACATCGACGCCTTCGGCCGTGGCCGGATGGACATCCACCGCAAGCGACGCCAACCGGCCTGACCGCGCGTGCCGTAGTCTTGGCGATCGTGCGAGTCGGGATCGTCATTCTGCCGGACGAACCATGGTCGGTGACCGCCGAGCGGTGGCGGCAGGCCGAGCGGTGGGGTTTCGACCATGCCTGGACCTACGACCATCTGGGCTGGCGTGACCTGGTCGACGGGCCCTGGTTCGACGCGGTGCCGACGCTGACCGCCGCCGCCACGGTCACTTCCCGGATTCCGCTGGGCACCCTGGTCGCCTCGCCGAACTTCCGTCACCCGGTGCACTTCGCCCGCGAGATCACCGCGGTGGACGACATCTGCGACGGGCGGCTGCTGCTCGGCATCGGTGCCGGTGGGCAGGGCTTCGACGCCGAGGTGCTCGGTGTCGCGCCGTTGTCGCCCCGCGCCCGGGTCGACCGGTACGCCGAGTTCGTCGAGTTGCTCGATCGGCTGCTGCGCGAACAGCGGGTCACCTGGCGGGGACGCTACTTCGAGGCGGTGGACGCCCGGAGCACCCCGGGCTGCCGGCAGCAGCCCCGCGTACCGTTCGTGCTGGCCGCGAACGGTCCCCGGTCGATGGCGCTGGCAGCGCGGTTCGGCGCCGGCTGGGTGACCACCGGGACGGTCTTCGACGACTTGGACGGCTGGTGGGCGTCGGTGGCCGGGCTGGCGGACCGGTGTACGGCGGCGATGGACGAGGCCGGCCGGGATCCGGCCGGCCTGCGCCGTTACCTCTTGTTGGATTCCGCGCCGGTCTTTTCCCTTTCCAGCGCGAGCTTCTTCGCCGACGCCGTCGAGCGGGCCGCTGGTCTCGGGTTCACCGACGTGATC
The sequence above is a segment of the Solwaraspora sp. WMMD406 genome. Coding sequences within it:
- a CDS encoding NAD-glutamate dehydrogenase → MNRRPVTKSKRASLAGDDRREPDAVRGGRPGDPDPTTVPRPTGQTQGWTFTPPETTLAAVVDDSDDADLDEPMPSAERLIAQAVSLADADHDTASLVDRFWRFAADEELIGYTPQEMLAAARSHRELAAHRLPGELKLRLTGPGDGQPHTVVEIVTDDMPFLVDSVTALLTERHLDVQVLVHPLVVVRREPLGQLTEVAADVEPDDAIDGDLVESWMRIEIDPIRDPDDRDRLGRDLQRVLTDVREAVEDWPKMRRRALSIADELDRAGRTSSVPPVPEKDISDSVELLRWLADDHFTFLGYREYRLADSGAGDKALVAVLGTGLGILRQDQTRPRLLASMTPQAAAKALEQRLLIITKANSRATVHRSAYLDYIAFKIFDASGAVVGERRFLGLFSNAAYRTSVQELPVVRRKVAEVLERSGLSPRSHSGKDLLQILETYPRDELFQIRTDDLYHAVLGVLRMAGRRQLRLFVRQDGYGRFMSCLIYLPRDRFTTHNRLRMQQILLRELNGVGVDYTTRVTESMLARVHFIVRTDPADPPTTVDADRLAELLADATRLWEDDFRLVLDRKLGDESAKSLYRRYANAFPEGYKEEHTAYQAVQDLAKLELLEEPRQLEMHLFRPSGADVDERDVRFKVYRYGEPMVLSDVLPVLHSLGVQVIDERPYEIGRADQLIYLYDFGLRLPVGARALAEVRPHVENAFSAAWRGEAEIDGLNELVLRAGLTWRQVVVLRTYAKYLRQAGTVFSQEYMESTFVSYPAIARLLVDLFEARFSPSTGVDDEQRRRRGQELVASVGHQFDQVDSLDQDRILRGYLTLILATLRTNFYQRGPDGRPIPYVAVKLDPQAIPDLPAPRPRYEIFVYSPRFEGVHLRFGEVARGGLRWSDRREDFRTEVLGLVKAQMVKNAVIVPEGAKGGFVVKPSGGATRGRGSSEPPDREAVQAEGVACYQQFISGLLDVTDNIVGGRIVPPPRVIRHDGDDPYLVVAADKGTATFSDVANAISLSRGFWLGDAFASGGSAGYDHKRMGITARGAWESVKRHFRDLGVDIQRESVTVAGIGDMSGDVFGNGMLLSDRLRLVAAFDHRHVFLDPEPDPAVSHAERRRMFDLPRSSWADYRPELISAGGGVYPRTAKSVPISPQVRTLLGLDDAVDVLSPPELIRAILRAPVDLLFNGGIGTYVKASTESHAEVGDKANDAIRIDGRSVRAKVIGEGGNLGLTQRGRIEYAASGGRIYTDFIDNSAGVDCSDHEVNIKILLGAAVADGELTVPERDMLLAEMTDEVAALVLRDNYGQARALANARAQSRALLPVHRRLIADLEQAGHLDRDLEALPGDDELAERIAAGADGLTSPEFAVLLAYTKIALEREALADGLADEPWTDQVLVDYFPTPLRERYAERMSGHRLRREIVVTSLVNEAVNRGGVSFAFRTMEETGASAADVLRAYVVVRDVFGLDELWAGIDALDNVVPTEVQVTVHLESRRLLDRAVRWLVTNRRSPLDVPGETARLRAGVSRLLPELGSYFRGDERESLRAHVETMIGRGLPAELADRATRIMYSFGLLDVVEAAADTDRDVTEVAAVYFMLSERFRVDWLLSKISLLPREDRWQTLARTALRYDLYAALAALTVEVLTSTKSDLPVGERAEQWEQANASAVVRVSRAMEDFAHSPADLAALSVLLRQIRTLVRTSSAT
- a CDS encoding GNAT family N-acetyltransferase; translated protein: MLDKRLYHHLVSWLGQWPAGRPLQVVGSERRVRPGWDGRPHPLVGVGAPGGAVLSVPPDRVTAVRAMSDLPVGDLLAKLPAAVGYADWRAHRAVFRYCLAPAPLPDAGDWIASDDEVVPPWLRPFTGQVLVARDADGAFLAGVGVKRHDAHGQEIAVGTVPAARGQGLARRLVAQAARRVLDNGAVPTYLHEVGNLASARVADAAGFRDRGWTAYGISAD
- a CDS encoding SCP2 sterol-binding domain-containing protein, translating into MPQTTPAVEQSQVTQEFFDRITRKESIFLLRQISGTVRFDLAHDERVDYWFVALDKGAATVTREQRDADCVLRTDRVIFEAMARGEINPMAAMLRGQIMVLGDLRLLILLERMMPGPPGARDPRTFVRRERTES